The following proteins are co-located in the Dromaius novaehollandiae isolate bDroNov1 chromosome 10, bDroNov1.hap1, whole genome shotgun sequence genome:
- the CELF6 gene encoding CUGBP Elav-like family member 6 isoform X3 — MQLPQVAAPGPRPPLLWVPAGSKLLCIEMNRPIQVKPADSEGRGEDRKLFVGMLGKQQSEDDIRRLFEPFGHIEECTILRGPDGASKGCAFVKYGSHGEAQAAIGGLHGSQTMPGASSSLVVKFADTDKERTLRRMHQMAGQLGIFNPMSIQFGAYGAYTQAIMQQQAALMAAAQGTCLNPMAAIAAAQMQQMAAFNVSGLVAAPLTPSSGTSTPPGISTAPVPSIATPLGVNGFSPLPPQTNGQPASDTIYTNGIHPYPAQSPTVADPLQQAYAGMQHYAAAYPTAYAPISQAFPQQAPIIPQQQREGPEGCNLFIYHLPQEFGDAELTQMFLPFGNVISAKVFVDRATNQSKCFGFVSFDNPASAQAAIQAMNGFQIGMKRLKVQLKRPKDANRPY, encoded by the exons atGCAGCTGCCGCAggtggcggcgccggggccgcggccgccgctgctgTGGGTGCCGGCGGGCTCCAAGCTGCTCTGCATCGAG ATGAACCGCCCCATCCAGGTGAAGCCGGCAGACAGCGAGGGCCGGGGAG AGGACAGGAAGCTCTTCGTGGGGATGCTGGGGAAGCAGCAGAGCGAGGACGACATCCGGCGCCTCTTCGAGCCCTTCGGCCACATCGAGGAGTGCACCATCCTCCGCGGGCCCGACGGAGCCAGCAAAG GATGCGCCTTCGTGAAGTACGGCAGCCACGGCGAGGCGCAGGCGGCCATCGGCGGCCTCCACGGCAGCCAGACCATGCCG ggcgcCTCGTCCAGCCTGGTGGTGAAGTTTGCCGACACGGACAAGGAGCGTACCCTGCGGCGCATGCACCAGATGGCCGGCCAGCTGGGCATCTTCAACCCCATGAGCATCCAGTTCGGCGCCTACGGGGCCTACACGCAAGCG ATCATGCAGCAGCAGGCGGCCCTGATGGCGGCGGCGCAGGGCACCTGCCTCAACCCCATggccgccatcgccgccgcccAGATGCAGCAAATGGCCGCCTTCAACGTCAGCGGGCTCGTGGCCGCCCCCCTGACCCCGTCATCAG GGACGAGCACGCCGCCCGGCATCAGCACGGCGCCGGTGCCCAGCATCGCCACGCCGCTCGGGGTGAACGGCTTCAGCCCGCTGCCGCCGCAGACCAACGGGCAGCCCGCCTCCGACACCATCTACACCAACGGCATCCACCCCTACCCAG CTCAAAGTCCCACCGTGGCGGACCCCCTCCAGCAAGCCTACGCGGGCATGCAGCACTACGCAG CAGCATATCCCACTGCCTATGCACCCATCAGCCAAGCCTTCCCCCAGCAAGCGCCCATCAtcccgcagcagcagcgagaAG GTCCCGAAGGCTGTAACCTGTTTATTTATCACCTGCCCCAGGAGTTCGGGGACGCGGAGCTCACGCAGATGTTTTTGCCTTTCGGCAATGTCATCTCGGCCAAAGTCTTTGTGGACCGGGCCACCAACCAGAGTAAATGCTTTG GTTTCGTCAGTTTTGACAATCCAGCGAGCGCTCAGGCAGCCATTCAGGCCATGAACGGCTTCCAGATCGGCATGAAGAGGCTAAAAGTCCAGCTAAAGCGGCCAAAAGACGCTAACAGGCCCTACTGA